A segment of the Verrucomicrobiota bacterium genome:
GGGTGCGCACCTGATCAAGCACATGCGCCTGGAGTTCAGGGCTGATATTGCCTAAAAGCACGATCGGGATGGATTCGTACCCGGAAGGCAGCTTCGGGCGAAAAGTCTCAAACACGTTGAGTTCAACGTGCAACGTCTGCCGCCGGTTCATGTCGGCTTCGTACTCACCCGCCCAGCGAAAGGTTTTTCCATCGGCAATTTCCAGGCCGTTCAGGTCGATCTGCCGGGAACGGAACAGGTCGAGGTACCGTTGCGGAAAATCCGTTCCGACGATGCCGACCAGGTTGGCGGGCGCAAAATAGCTGGCGCTCAGGGCCGCATAGGAAGCCGATCCGCCGAGCAGATCGGGATAGTGGGCGGCAGGCGTTTTTATGTCGTCAATGGCAATGGAACCGACAATCAGGACGGACATGGCGCTGTAGGTGAGCTGAAACGGGCCAGGAAACAACCAAATTTTTTGGATTTGAGGCCCCGATCGCCGCGCTGCGGGGTGAGATCTTCCGCCGGCGCCGGTCGCCAGGCACGGAGCAATCGTCAGGCGCCGGCGATGTTCGCCTCCCGGAGTACCGCCTTTAAGCTGCGCGCTTTTTCCAAAACATTCGGCGCGTGCAGGAGGTCGGAAACGATGCAGACGCGCCTGGCGCCTGCCGACAGCACCTCGCGCAGGTTGGAAAGTTTGACGCCGCCGATCCCAAAAATCGGGATGTTGATCGCTGCATGGACGGTTGGCAGGCCGGATAGACCGATCGGTTTGGCCCCTGGTTTCGTCGGGGTGGCAAAAAGCGGGCCGAACCCGATGTAGTCCGCCCCATCCTGGAAAGCGCGCGCGGCCTGCTCAGGGGAATGGGTGGATTTGCCGACGATGCATTCACGGCCCGCCTGCCGGC
Coding sequences within it:
- the thiE gene encoding thiamine phosphate synthase; translated protein: MKELQECLLYAIVDLGYVEPARAADVTHQLIQGGADLIQLRAKGLARKDVAALAAELHAVTQLADVPFILNDYPELLAEVEAEGCHVGQDDASIAEARRQAGRECIVGKSTHSPEQAARAFQDGADYIGFGPLFATPTKPGAKPIGLSGLPTVHAAINIPIFGIGGVKLSNLREVLSAGARRVCIVSDLLHAPNVLEKARSLKAVLREANIAGA